The DNA window GGTTCTTCCACCAGTGTCATGTACTGGTACATCAGAAAGGCGGTGCCCAATGAGATGGCCCCGGCGGCGTACAGGCCCACAGCGGCGGTCAGCACGCCCACATAGCCAATGGCGAAGAGCAGCATGCTCAGCTGCCACACCACGCTCCGGCGCCGCCAGGAGGTAATGGAGCGGGTGAAAAAGGTGCGCTGCGTCTGTAAAAAGCGCCGCAGGTGGTGTTCGCCGGCCCCTAGGCTGCGAATATCGTCTAGGCCCGAGAGGCGCTCTTCCACGAAACCGAACAGCCGGGCGCTGGCTTCGCGCTCCAAGCGGGTGGGTTCCACGCCCAGTTTGCGCACCCGGTTCATGGCGCCCAGCGTCACCAGCGTGAACAGGGCCACCCCCAGGCCCACCCGCCAGTCCTCGCGGAAGAACATGATCAGGGCGCCCGTCAGCAGCAGGGCCGCGCCAAAGACCCGCACCGCGAACTGCGAGAAGAAGTTGCTCAGGGCCGTCACGTCGCCGTCAATGCGCTCGATCATCTCGCCGGGGGTGCGTTCCTTGTGCTCGCGCATGTCCAGTGACAGCAGGTGCGCCATCAGGTCCGCGCGCAGGCGGTTGGTGGCGGTCCAGCCCACCCGGGCGCCCACGTAGGTGGCTCCGGCGGTCATCAGCTGCACGCCCACGGCCAGCACGAGATACAGCCCCGCCAGCCGCACCAGCAGCCCCACATCGGCCCCGGCGCCCAGCTTGGCGCTGTCCACGAAGCGGCGCAGCAGCTGGGGCAGCAGCAGGTTCAGTGCCGTGCCGGTCAGTAGCAGGGCGGCCAGGGCGGCCACCTGCCACTTGAGGGGGCCCAGGTAGGTGCCCAGGACGGCCAGGGCGCGGCTGGACCGTTCGGGTGGGGGCGAGGGGGCGGGGGAGGGCGGGGTCATGGGGTCAGGCTAGGGGGCGGGGGGTGGGGGGCGCATCTGCCGAGTGGCGCATGGGGGTTGAGGTGGGGTTCATGCGGGGGGATGGGGGATGACGTTTTCTGGCTTGCCCCACCCCCCCAGCCCCCCTACCCCAGAGGGGCAGGGGG is part of the Deinococcus aquaedulcis genome and encodes:
- a CDS encoding ABC transporter ATP-binding protein, whose protein sequence is MTPPSPAPSPPPERSSRALAVLGTYLGPLKWQVAALAALLLTGTALNLLLPQLLRRFVDSAKLGAGADVGLLVRLAGLYLVLAVGVQLMTAGATYVGARVGWTATNRLRADLMAHLLSLDMREHKERTPGEMIERIDGDVTALSNFFSQFAVRVFGAALLLTGALIMFFREDWRVGLGVALFTLVTLGAMNRVRKLGVEPTRLEREASARLFGFVEERLSGLDDIRSLGAGEHHLRRFLQTQRTFFTRSITSWRRRSVVWQLSMLLFAIGYVGVLTAAVGLYAAGAISLGTAFLMYQYMTLVEEPIDQLTQQLQDLQKAGASLGRVSELLALKSAVVGGATPLPPGPLALDFDHVTFSYTPEDPASRPVLRDVSLHLPAGQTLGLLGRTGSGKTTLTRLVSRLYDATEGEIRLGGVNVTHTPLQDLRRRVAVVTQDVQLFQASVRDNLSFFDPQVGDDAVEAALREVGLGTWLDRLEEGVRTPLPTGSLSAGEAQLLAFARVLLRDPSLIILDEPSSRLDPATEALLTAAMTRLLSGRTAIIIAHRLDTVARADRILVLGGGEILEHGERDTLARTPESHYAALLRAGVLDDGEGVLA